One Nomascus leucogenys isolate Asia chromosome 22a, Asia_NLE_v1, whole genome shotgun sequence DNA segment encodes these proteins:
- the LOC100601771 gene encoding HLA class II histocompatibility antigen, DR alpha chain, translating into MKMAVSGVPVLGFFIIAVLMRAQESRAIKEEHVIIQAEFYLNPDQSGEFMFDFDGDEIFHVDMAKKETVWRLEEFGRFASFEAQGALANIAVDKANLEIMTKRSNSTPITNVPPEVTVLTDSPVELREPNVLICFIDKFTPPVVNVTWLRNGKPVTTGVSETVFLPREDHLFRKFHYLPFLPSTEDVYDCKVEHWGLDEPLLKHWEFDAPSPLPETTENVVCALGLIVGLVGIITGTIFIIKGVRKSNAAERRGPL; encoded by the exons ATGAAAATGGCCGTAAGTGGAGTCCCCGTGCTAGGATTTTTCATCATAGCTGTGCTGATGAGAGCTCAGGAATCACGGGCTATCAAAG AAGAACACGTGATCATCCAGGCCGAGTTCTATCTGAATCCTGACCAGTCAGGCGAGTTTATGTTTGACTTTGATGGTGATGAGATTTTCCACGTGGATATGGCAAAGAAGGAGACGGTCTGGCGGCTTGAAGAATTTGGACGATTTGCCAGCTTTGAGGCTCAAGGTGCATTGGCCAACATAGCTGTGGACAAAGCCAACCTGGAAATCATGACAAAGCGCTCCAACTCTACTCCGATCACCAATG TACCTCCAGAGGTAACTGTGCTCACAGACAGCCCTGTGGAACTAAGAGAGCCCAATGTCCTCATCTGTTTCATCGACAAGTTCACCCCACCAGTGGTCAATGTCACGTGGCTTCGAAATGGAAAACCTGTCACCACAGGAGTGTCAGAGACAGTCTTCCTGCCCAGGGAAGACCACCTTTTCCGCAAGTTCCACTATCTCCCCTTCCTGCCCTCAACTGAGGACGTTTACGACTGCAAGGTGGAGCACTGGGGCTTGGATGAGCCTCTTCTCAAGCACTGGG AGTTTGATGCTCCAAGCCCTCTCCCAGAGACTACAGAGAATGTGGTGTGTGCCCTGGGCCTGATTGTGGGTCTGGTGGGCATCATCACTGGGACCATCTTCATCATCAAGGGTGTGCGCAAAAGCAATGCAGCAGAACGCAGGGGGCCTCTGTGA